In Syngnathus typhle isolate RoL2023-S1 ecotype Sweden linkage group LG13, RoL_Styp_1.0, whole genome shotgun sequence, the sequence ccgatccgatattatggttgacttaacaagctacataactctacatgtggaacagaaaagaccaaaggcaatggcatcaggcagactacacagttctttgctctaaattaggggtgtccaaactaacggtccagtttttattggcccgcagcaaattctgaaaacataattgaatatggcccgcacaagaagcttgagctcagcttctcagtttccacactagatggagcccgccacacaaagcgtttaacgtcccattaacacccccccggaagagaagcgaacacgcagcgtttaacatccgattagcctccccccccccccccattcgggagagaagcgaacgcgcagcctttgacgtcccattagcaacccgaaaagaagcgaacgcgcagggtttgacgtccgcttagcaacccggggaagagaagcgaacgttcgctccatgtttgcgtttgtttagaaaactctcgtggcatgcggcacacgtgctgctgacgtatgacgtagcccgcgtcctaatagattaaggaaagtatcggctcacagatcggctgcattttccgatacccgatccatctattttgttgatatcggggccgatatccgatccagatatcggatcggtgcatctctattcGGTACCGTCAATCTCAAGCACTTAGCTTGCAGGTATCAAAATCAAGCCGATGCCAAGACGTCAGTCCAACTTTAAATTCCCAATTAGAGCTGCACAAAACAGTGCATGGAAAGGGCATAAATCATACAAGAGCTGCCAAAAATCCCCAACCCTTCTTTCTTCATTACTCGTTTTCCCATGCTCTTTGCGTGCTACACAAAGCCATGCCCCCTGCCTGTAAAAAAGTGAATGTTCTCTCCACTGTGTGCTCCATTAAGCCTGTCAAGGTCCAAATGAAATCCCGACACTGGCACTCACGCTTGCTTAGCATTTTCAACTGCCGTTTTACTCCACAAGCTCCAGGACAGAGCACGGTTTGATGCTCTCTGCCCTTCCACGTTTTTCCTCGGACGTGCTCCAAAATGGCCGCTCTTCCTCCGAACACTTTTGCTCGTGTATATACTTGTATGCTATTTCCATTTGCTCTCCATCTTACAGCTAAATTCAGATTGTAGGGTGGAACAGGCTGCTATATTTAGCTGTGGAGAATTATTTAATGTCTTATCTGCTGTTAATTTCTTGCTTTATCTCTCGCAGACGGTGGATATTCACAAGGAGAAAGTTGCCCGTCGTGAGATTGGCATCCTGACCACCAATAAAAACACCTCCCGCACCCACAAGATCATCGCCCCGGGCAACATGGAGCGGCCCGTGCGGTACATTCGAAAACCAATCGATTACACACTGTTGGATGATGTGGGCCACGGAGTCAAAGTAAGCCGGATTGTGCTCATTTCTGCCCAAATGAAatcaatgacattttttttcctagccAGTCTTTTAATACAAACTCATACTGCATTTTAATGCTAGTTTTTCTTCTTAGCATGCTAGTAAATGTGCTGATAGACAAGCTTACAATTGGCCTTTAGTAGCGCACAGGAAGCAGTCATGTTTGCCAAATGTGACCCATCGCTTTCTCTGTAGAATCCGGAGGAAATGTTTTGTTGACTCTTTCCTGCCTCACTGCCTATTCTCTCTCCACATGATCCATTCGCTGCTTcctcttttttcatttttttgacaaagcagtgtgtttgtgtttgggtCCTTTTGAATGTTATCGGCATTGATTGCTGGCATGTTTAATCTTCATCCGGCTTTCTGAGTTTGCCAAGATGGTGTCTGTCTTCTGGTTTGCGAACATCTCAGTCACAGATTCAGTTCATCAAACAAAATTACACCATtgattatttctattttaatgCCAGGCAGACCAGGACATTTTTCCTCTCATTATATCTTAACAGCTTGTCACTTAATGTTGCTGAAAGAAATGACTGCCTATTAAACCATTAACCAATGagcatatcttttttttctttcttctctgtttttcttcttccactCAGTGGCTTAAAGCCAAGGTAAGAATTAATAGTTACCTTTTCTCTTCTCTTTACCACAATGCATTAAAACTGCACCTGATATGTGCATTTGTTCAACtcacatgaatgaatgaactttTTGCTCAATAATTAAAAGATTGTCACTAATAGGGAACATGCCAATGTCTGTCAAGTGTTCTTAACAGCTCTTTTTCCCCtcagcaaaatgggaacaatgctgcaggacgaggaggagggacACTGTCTAGGACAAACCCACCAACCCAGAAACCCCCGAGCCCCCCAATGGCTGGCCGCGGTACCTTGGGGTAAGagttgatttgaaaaaaaaaaaaaattcagtaggTGTTATTGAGACACAcctcttaaaaaaaaggaatttaagGATGGGTTCGACCTCCCTGGAAGAcagcatttttttgggggtgggaTCTAGGCGCAACACCCCTTACAAAACGCTGGAGCCAGTGAAGCCTCCAGTGGTGCCCAATGACTACATGACAAGTCCAGCCCGACTGGGCAGCCAACAGAGCCCCGGACGTACAGCCTCCCTCAATCAGAGGCCCCGGACACACAGGTACAGCTGATGACACGTTTCTTTATCCAGGTGCAAACACACTTTAGGGAACTGGAGTTAAATTAGCCTTCTCTGACGAATGTATTTTCATACACATTTCAACAACAAGGATGTTAATTCATTAAGTGTCAACAAAGGCCACACTTTCTTATGATGGGAGGCAGACGAATAGGTATCCTTTCAAACCTGATTTGGCATCTGAGAAAGCAGACTCCGTTACCACGGTGACATGTTATGGCAGGGTGAAACCATTACGCTTGGATGGACTTTGTCTcacacgtctttttttttttaaatgcgcaGTGGCAGCAGTGGCGGTAGCGGTGGCAGAGAGAACTGTGGAAGCAGTGGCGTGGGTGTCCCCTTGGCGGTCCCGACGCCTTCTCCTCCCAGCATGAGCCAAGGTGAATCGTCTTTGCTATCTTTTCATCTTCTTCCTATTTGAAGCCTACAGAATCTCATAAAGGATGCTATTTGAAGTTAATTACAGAACGGATTTGTCAGACTGTGAAGATGTTATTCCTGCTCCCACAGCGGCGGCATCTTCTGCGTCAGTGCCACAAGGTCCCGGGCTGGGTCCGATCCCCATGTCCCAGTTTGGCACCATCTCTCGTCAGATCTCACGTCATAACTCTTCCACCACCTCCTCGGCCTCCATGGTGTCAGCCACGGGGACGTATCGCCGCGCTCCCTCTGTTTCTTCTCAGCAGCCTCATATTAACGGGGGCCCAGCATTCTCACAGAATTCAGGTAACTGGGTGTTGCGCAATTTTAGCTATTAGTCCATGGTTATGCAGAAGAGCTCAAAGATCTAATGTTGGCTGTTCATAATTGCTATTTCCGATTGAAATTTTAATAAGTGTCCTTTTACAACGGAATAAGGAAACATTTAAGGTAACAGCTgcttctaattaaaaaaaaaaaagagaaactcaTTTTGTTTAGTTGATTCGTTGGAGAACGGCCCAGTTTTTCTTAGCAACTCTGAGCAATTTTGCTCTAATGGCTTCTCTCATAGGACAACATAAAACAGAGAGGAAGGAGGTTTGGGATCTTACGTGGGAAGCAATAA encodes:
- the LOC133165790 gene encoding abl interactor 1-like isoform X1, which codes for MAELQMLLEDEIPAGKHALVESYQNLSRVAEYCENNYVQAQDKRKALEETKSYTTQSLASVAYQINALANNVLQLLDIQASQLRRMESSINHISQTVDIHKEKVARREIGILTTNKNTSRTHKIIAPGNMERPVRYIRKPIDYTLLDDVGHGVKQNGNNAAGRGGGTLSRTNPPTQKPPSPPMAGRGTLGNLRMGSTSLEDSIFLGVGSRRNTPYKTLEPVKPPVVPNDYMTSPARLGSQQSPGRTASLNQRPRTHSGSSGGSGGRENCGSSGVGVPLAVPTPSPPSMSQAAASSASVPQGPGLGPIPMSQFGTISRQISRHNSSTTSSASMVSATGTYRRAPSVSSQQPHINGGPAFSQNSVSVAPPPPPMVQLTPQIPLTGFVARMQESITDSPAPPPPPPPEDMGVFEEPSPPPPPPPVDYEEEEAAVVHYSDPYADGDPHWAPKSYLEKVVAIYDYSKDKEDELSFMEGAIIYIIKKNDDGWFEGICNGVTGLFPGNYVESIMHYAD
- the LOC133165790 gene encoding abl interactor 1-like isoform X5, producing the protein MAELQMLLEDEIPAGKHALVESYQNLSRVAEYCENNYVQAQDKRKALEETKSYTTQSLASVAYQINALANNVLQLLDIQASQLRRMESSINHISQTVDIHKEKVARREIGILTTNKNTSRTHKIIAPGNMERPVRYIRKPIDYTLLDDVGHGVKQNGNNAAGRGGGTLSRTNPPTQKPPSPPMAGRGTLGRNTPYKTLEPVKPPVVPNDYMTSPARLGSQQSPGRTASLNQRPRTHSGSSGGSGGRENCGSSGVGVPLAVPTPSPPSMSQAAASSASVPQGPGLGPIPMSQFGTISRQISRHNSSTTSSASMVSATGTYRRAPSVSSQQPHINGGPAFSQNSVTDSPAPPPPPPPEDMGVFEEPSPPPPPPPVDYEEEEAAVVHYSDPYADGDPHWAPKSYLEKVVAIYDYSKDKEDELSFMEGAIIYIIKKNDDGWFEGICNGVTGLFPGNYVESIMHYAD
- the LOC133165790 gene encoding abl interactor 1-like isoform X4, with translation MAELQMLLEDEIPAGKHALVESYQNLSRVAEYCENNYVQAQDKRKALEETKSYTTQSLASVAYQINALANNVLQLLDIQASQLRRMESSINHISQTVDIHKEKVARREIGILTTNKNTSRTHKIIAPGNMERPVRYIRKPIDYTLLDDVGHGVKQNGNNAAGRGGGTLSRTNPPTQKPPSPPMAGRGTLGNLRMGSTSLEDSIFLGVGSRRNTPYKTLEPVKPPVVPNDYMTSPARLGSQQSPGRTASLNQRPRTHSGSSGGSGGRENCGSSGVGVPLAVPTPSPPSMSQAAASSASVPQGPGLGPIPMSQFGTISRQISRHNSSTTSSASMVSATGTYRRAPSVSSQQPHINGGPAFSQNSVTDSPAPPPPPPPEDMGVFEEPSPPPPPPPVDYEEEEAAVVHYSDPYADGDPHWAPKSYLEKVVAIYDYSKDKEDELSFMEGAIIYIIKKNDDGWFEGICNGVTGLFPGNYVESIMHYAD
- the LOC133165790 gene encoding abl interactor 1-like isoform X2: MVSEHPIFFYRILEKLGLKCMAQDKRKALEETKSYTTQSLASVAYQINALANNVLQLLDIQASQLRRMESSINHISQTVDIHKEKVARREIGILTTNKNTSRTHKIIAPGNMERPVRYIRKPIDYTLLDDVGHGVKQNGNNAAGRGGGTLSRTNPPTQKPPSPPMAGRGTLGNLRMGSTSLEDSIFLGVGSRRNTPYKTLEPVKPPVVPNDYMTSPARLGSQQSPGRTASLNQRPRTHSGSSGGSGGRENCGSSGVGVPLAVPTPSPPSMSQAAASSASVPQGPGLGPIPMSQFGTISRQISRHNSSTTSSASMVSATGTYRRAPSVSSQQPHINGGPAFSQNSVSVAPPPPPMVQLTPQIPLTGFVARMQESITDSPAPPPPPPPEDMGVFEEPSPPPPPPPVDYEEEEAAVVHYSDPYADGDPHWAPKSYLEKVVAIYDYSKDKEDELSFMEGAIIYIIKKNDDGWFEGICNGVTGLFPGNYVESIMHYAD
- the LOC133165790 gene encoding abl interactor 1-like isoform X3, which translates into the protein MAELQMLLEDEIPAGKHALVESYQNLSRVAEYCENNYVQAQDKRKALEETKSYTTQSLASVAYQINALANNVLQLLDIQASQLRRMESSINHISQTVDIHKEKVARREIGILTTNKNTSRTHKIIAPGNMERPVRYIRKPIDYTLLDDVGHGVKQNGNNAAGRGGGTLSRTNPPTQKPPSPPMAGRGTLGRNTPYKTLEPVKPPVVPNDYMTSPARLGSQQSPGRTASLNQRPRTHSGSSGGSGGRENCGSSGVGVPLAVPTPSPPSMSQAAASSASVPQGPGLGPIPMSQFGTISRQISRHNSSTTSSASMVSATGTYRRAPSVSSQQPHINGGPAFSQNSVSVAPPPPPMVQLTPQIPLTGFVARMQESITDSPAPPPPPPPEDMGVFEEPSPPPPPPPVDYEEEEAAVVHYSDPYADGDPHWAPKSYLEKVVAIYDYSKDKEDELSFMEGAIIYIIKKNDDGWFEGICNGVTGLFPGNYVESIMHYAD